DNA sequence from the Leptospira limi genome:
TGGATTTGTACTTCGGGCCATCGCTGGTGCCATTGTCATTGGGGTTGAATTTTCTCATTGGTTATTACTTTGTACTTTTATGCTCGCACTCTTTTGGGGATTTTCCAAACGGAGAGGTGAAATTAATATTCTGAAAACTGATGCTGGCAAACACAGAAAAATTTTGGAAGAATACTCAATTGAATTTTTAGACTTGATGATGGCTGTTGTGGCAACTTTAACTCTTGTGAGTTATGTGATGTATACGGTGAGTCCTGATACAGCTAAAAGTTTAGGAACTCCTTATATGGTGTATACAGTCCCCATTGTTGTGTATGCGATCTTTCGTTCCCTTTATATCATTTACATCAAGAATATGGGGCATAACCCCACAAGAGCCATTCTCACCGATGTGAGTGTGCTCGTCTCTGGTGTCATATGGCTTGTCCTCATCTTATTTTTGATGTTTGGGAACATATCGAGCCATCTACCAGTCTACCAATAGAGATGAAAATTTGGAAGCAGTTGCCTTATGGCTGGAAAGTGGTGTTCGCCTTTGTTTTCTTTTTTTCGGCAACCTTAGGATTTGCTTATTTTAAGGCTAGGGACACAAATCCATCCATTCCGATTGAGGCACTAGCAACAACCCCAACGGAAGCAAGTTCCTGGAAAGGCCACCCCAAGGTGGTCTATTTCTGGGCAACTTGGTGTACGGTATGCAAAGCCTACACACCCATTTTAGAAGCCAATTTAAAATTTTTACCAAAAGAAACTATGTTTTTGTCTGTTTTGGAATCGGAAGATTCTGAAGAGACCAAAGAAATCCTCTCCCACCTTTCTTCTGAATCAACATACCCGATTTACACGGCAGATTACCGAATGTTAAAGGAATGGAGGATTTCTGCTTACCCAACTACAATCTTTGTCAATGCCAATGGAAAAGTTGTTTTTGCAGACTCAGGAATTTTGAGTCCCATTGGATTTTGGATCCGTTCTTTTCTTTTGCGCTTTTTTTAATCTGTCGATGATCTAGTATGGACTCGAGCTTCAAACCCAAGCCACTTTTGAATAAGTCGGAACTCCGGCAAATCAAACGAAGTAAAACGAGGGTTGAAGGAAAAAAAGTCATCACCGATGACGTCAAAAAACTCAAATCACTTAAAGTCACACCGGAGCTTAGTTTCCAAGAGTCGATTGATTACTACAAAGAACCCATTTGGATCGAATATTACATTCCAAAAGAATCAAGGTTTGCTTTTGAAACCAAATATCTATTTATCTTGTTAGTTGATCCGAAAACTACTGATGAAGAATGTGATTTGGCTAGAAAAGAAGCCCAAGAGAAAAATGAAATCGTAGATGTTTTTGGGTATATGGAATCCCATCCCGATTCTATACGTCTCATTGAAGATTCTTACCATTCCACCATGTCGATGCATGAAACCATCCACCATATCTATCGCAATTATAAAGAAACTGGTGCTACTGAAGATTTAAAAACTGCCTGTTACCTGACAGAGGCATTACTCAAATACGAACCAACCATTGCTGGGCTTACGTATTTTCGTGATTATAGCATTTATAATTTGAATTATTGGATACGAACGTTAAATCGATTGAAAATTGACTTTGCATTAGAAGATGCAACCGTATCTCTTCTCATCAAACGAAGGAATGAACTTTGGGAAATGGAAAATCGGGAAGAGGATGAAGACTTTGATTTGTTAGCTGCATTGTTTTTTGAGCAAGCTTTTCCAAACAGAGGAGCGGGTGAACTTTCGAGTGATGACATGTTATTATTTGAATGAATCACACTGTCTTCTATTTTTAATCTTCTTAACTCACAAACCAGCGAAATAAATCGGTATGGTCTTTTGTGGATTGGTATGTTTGGTCTGCCGATAAAATGGTTACTTCGGTTAGTTTCATGGATACGGGTATTCGTTTTTCCTGAAAAGTAAACGTTAATTTGGATACGGATTTTACTGATTCTTTCCAATGTTTTTCTGTTACTTGTTCTTCTGTGAGTGGAAAACTATCCAAAAATACCTTCCAAAAGTCTTTACCATCAATGAGTACTTCTGAGATTCCACTGATTCCCATTTTTAAATCACGATATAGATTTTCTCTGTTAAAATCTTTGATACCGATCGACAAAAATGGTTTTTCTCTTTTAATTTTTTCTAAATTTGGCACTAACAACTTTGTATCAACTCGATCCCAATCCAATACCAAAAAATGACATGGACCAACTAACAATCTTTTGAGTAAAAATTCAGGATTTGATTCCGTAAAAACAAAATAACCTAAAGTTTTTAAAACCCTAAAAATGTTTTGGTCGAGGATTTGATTTTTTGTACAAACAATCCATGTTAATTTTTTTTCAGGTTCTGGGTGGAGAGGTAGAGTATGAATTTTCTGAAAAGGTTTATCCCATAAGAAGGATACACCTGCGGATTTGTATTCCTCTTTTTCTTCCTTTGAAAATTGTCCGCATAAGATTGGTTCGATGCTCCAATCCAAAAGTTCTTTGGCTAAATCTGGACTTGGTTTGGAAAAAATTCGAATACAATCAGGGAAATCTTTCCAATTTTTACTCGTACATTCTTTCACTACGGGCCCATTTACTCGTAACCAAGCAATCATGAGTTCTTTTTCCCGCTCTGGAAGTTGTGTCAAAACGGCTCCGAATAGTGAGTCCATACGATTGTATTTTAGTTGACCCCCTAGGCTTGAAAGTCATTTTAAAAAGCATCTCCGATGAAGCTCCTCAAGCGATACGCAAACCGTAGGCTCTATGATCCAGAAACAAGTTCCACCATCACGTTAGAAGATGTGGCAAAGATGATCATTGGTGGGGAAGAAATCAAAGTCCAAGACAACCTTTCTGGGGAAGACATTACACCCAAAATCCTCGGACAAACATTTTTAAAAGTGAGTCTTGGGCAAAGGAACGAAGATTTTTCAAATTTTATGTTAACTTCTCTCATCCGAGAGACAGGTCGTGATATTTCTGGCCTATTCGAACGTTTGGTTTTAGGTGGGATTGGTGCCAATTACCTGACCCGCGAACGGTTGGAAAGGATTGTCAATTCGATGGTGGAACTCGGGGAATTGAAGGAAGTAGATTTTAGTCTCTACAGAGAAGATTTACTCCGAAAGATGGCATCCCGTGCGAGTGAAAAAAAGGAACAAATCCAAAAGGATTTGGAAAAATTCAGCCAATCCATTTTGGAAGAAGACAAAGCCACTCTTGGCGACTTATCTGAAAAATTAAAAGAAGTCGCAGAAAAATTAAAAGAAAATTAGCAAAAATGAGTTAGAATGTCCTCCAATTTTAGGAGGAAGGAATGAAATTCCAACATGTTCTACTACTTGTCTTTTTATGGAACGTAAGTATATTTTCAGAACAAGATGAGGCCTTTTTTGAGACCCAAAGGAAACGACTCAGCTCTTCCGATATCTTCGAAATTCGTGATGCTATTGACCGTTTAACATTTATTAAATCAAATCGAGGTTATAGGGACATTCTTTCTGCCTTAGAAGGGACACCCAATTTCCCAACGAGTGAGAACAATGCACCCGCTGTGAAATTTTATGCGGCAAAAGCTCTCGCGAAAAAAGGGGACAAAATTGCCATTCCTGTTCTCATCAAAACGTTTCAAAAAGAGTCGGCTTCCATCATCGAATACAACCCTCCCAAAGTAAGAAAAATTAGTGACGGAGTTGCCGATCGTCATTCTACCTCTAGTCCTTATTTTTACGAAGATGGGGAAATTTCCATGGTTTTGGCTTGTGGTGAAATGTTACGTGCGTTAGGTTCACTTCCAACAACGGAATCCTCCGATCAAACTATCAAACAAGCCTTGACTCATCCTAATTTTTATATCAGAAGTTCTGCTGCTGATGCAATGTATGAATCCAATCGTAAGGAGTGGATCACTTCTCTTGCGGAGGGACTAGGGAAAGAACAGGTCCCCTATGCAAAAATCTCCATTTTATCGGCCATAGTAGGATTAGAGCGTTTGCCCAACCAAAATTTTAAAGCGGTGACAGAGATGCTTTCCCATGAGGATCCAGAAGTAAGAAAAAAAGCTTCACAGGCATTACGTCGTTTAGACCTTCGGATTGCAGCACCTTACCTAGAAAAGGCGATTCTAGTTGAAAATCACCCAACTGTTTTATCACAAATGAAAGAAGATCATTCCTATCTACTTTCATTTCGTAGCCCCTAGACTTATTTCATTTCATTGTGGACAAATCTAGATTTTCTTTAAAAATGTGACTTAAACGGAGAAATTATGAAATTTAATAGTATTTTAGATGCCATTGGCAACACACCACATATCCGATTGTCTCGTTTGTTTGGAACTGATCACGAAGTGTATATGAAACTAGAAAGACAGAACCCAGGTGGATCGATTAAAGATCGAATCGCCCTTGCGATGATTGAAGATGCCGAAAAATCAGGGAAACTTAAA
Encoded proteins:
- a CDS encoding decaprenyl-phosphate phosphoribosyltransferase, which codes for MIYLYIKLMRIPQWIKNIILFAGLIFSKRIFDVPSFTKVCLAFLFFSLVASCQYVFNDFLDQKEDAKHPEKKHRPLASGDLDSGIALAITGVILPIALIGSYKLSPVFFYLTIFYLLFNMLYSKVLKHIVILDVMSISIGFVLRAIAGAIVIGVEFSHWLLLCTFMLALFWGFSKRRGEINILKTDAGKHRKILEEYSIEFLDLMMAVVATLTLVSYVMYTVSPDTAKSLGTPYMVYTVPIVVYAIFRSLYIIYIKNMGHNPTRAILTDVSVLVSGVIWLVLILFLMFGNISSHLPVYQ
- a CDS encoding TlpA family protein disulfide reductase, which encodes MFAFVFFFSATLGFAYFKARDTNPSIPIEALATTPTEASSWKGHPKVVYFWATWCTVCKAYTPILEANLKFLPKETMFLSVLESEDSEETKEILSHLSSESTYPIYTADYRMLKEWRISAYPTTIFVNANGKVVFADSGILSPIGFWIRSFLLRFF
- a CDS encoding polyhydroxyalkanoate synthesis regulator DNA-binding domain-containing protein; amino-acid sequence: MKLLKRYANRRLYDPETSSTITLEDVAKMIIGGEEIKVQDNLSGEDITPKILGQTFLKVSLGQRNEDFSNFMLTSLIRETGRDISGLFERLVLGGIGANYLTRERLERIVNSMVELGELKEVDFSLYREDLLRKMASRASEKKEQIQKDLEKFSQSILEEDKATLGDLSEKLKEVAEKLKEN
- a CDS encoding HEAT repeat domain-containing protein, with the translated sequence MKFQHVLLLVFLWNVSIFSEQDEAFFETQRKRLSSSDIFEIRDAIDRLTFIKSNRGYRDILSALEGTPNFPTSENNAPAVKFYAAKALAKKGDKIAIPVLIKTFQKESASIIEYNPPKVRKISDGVADRHSTSSPYFYEDGEISMVLACGEMLRALGSLPTTESSDQTIKQALTHPNFYIRSSAADAMYESNRKEWITSLAEGLGKEQVPYAKISILSAIVGLERLPNQNFKAVTEMLSHEDPEVRKKASQALRRLDLRIAAPYLEKAILVENHPTVLSQMKEDHSYLLSFRSP